A single region of the Pontibacter kalidii genome encodes:
- a CDS encoding alpha/beta fold hydrolase, whose product MKHTLPDGLQLYYELHGNPDATQALVFLNGLSQSTAAWAGVVQALAHDYRLVLVDLLFQGQSDAAPEHRSFEGHAADLADLLQVLHLPETVLVGISYGGAVAQRFLVNYPELAQAGALLSTFPYKDAFFDAIGYSWEAALKAGGYPLMLDVMLPTVLGRSYFLNPIISIEDLKNSKSSQSPAPANILKLTQATKESGNYLEELRKVGVPVLVVHGEEDPLCTVEMGKAMQQALPHASLKTLPNVGHTLNLECVPRLVQLLDEFAAKARQEV is encoded by the coding sequence ATGAAGCATACTTTACCCGATGGCCTACAGCTATACTATGAGTTGCACGGTAACCCGGATGCCACTCAGGCTTTGGTTTTTCTAAATGGCCTGTCCCAATCCACGGCAGCGTGGGCCGGGGTGGTGCAGGCGCTAGCCCATGATTACAGGCTGGTGCTGGTAGACCTGTTGTTTCAGGGGCAGTCGGATGCGGCGCCGGAGCACAGAAGCTTTGAGGGACATGCCGCCGATCTGGCTGACCTGCTGCAAGTGTTGCACCTGCCTGAGACGGTGCTGGTGGGCATTTCGTACGGAGGCGCTGTGGCGCAACGTTTTCTGGTGAACTACCCGGAGCTGGCGCAGGCAGGAGCCCTCCTGTCCACTTTCCCGTACAAGGATGCTTTTTTTGATGCTATCGGCTATAGCTGGGAAGCGGCCCTGAAGGCAGGAGGCTACCCGCTGATGCTGGATGTGATGCTGCCTACGGTGCTTGGCCGAAGCTATTTCCTGAATCCGATCATCAGCATTGAAGATCTGAAAAATAGTAAATCCAGCCAAAGCCCTGCCCCAGCCAACATCCTGAAACTGACACAGGCTACCAAGGAAAGCGGGAATTACCTGGAGGAGCTGAGAAAAGTAGGAGTGCCGGTGCTGGTGGTGCACGGCGAGGAAGACCCTTTGTGCACGGTGGAGATGGGGAAAGCGATGCAACAGGCACTGCCGCATGCGTCGCTGAAAACCCTGCCAAACGTTGGCCACACCCTTAACCTGGAGTGTGTCCCCAGGCTGGTTCAGCTGCTGGATGAATTTGCTGCGAAAGCAAGGCAGGAAGTATAG
- a CDS encoding ParA family protein: MGKIIAVANQKGGVGKTTTAINLAASLAALEYKTLLVDADPQANATSGLGFDPATITSSIYECMVEDVKAEEIVLQSPNIEFLDLIPSHIDLVGAEVEMINIPNREEKMRVALSEMKQKYDYIIIDCSPSLGLITVNSLTAADSVVIPVQCEYFALEGLGKLLNTIKIIQSRLNTELAIEGILLTMYDVRLRLSNQVVEEVKTHFQQMVFDTIIPRNVKLSESPSFGLPALLHDADSKGALSYLNLAREIAEKNSVALAK, encoded by the coding sequence ATGGGAAAAATTATTGCGGTTGCCAACCAGAAAGGAGGCGTAGGCAAAACTACTACGGCCATAAACCTTGCAGCAAGCCTGGCAGCCCTGGAGTATAAAACGCTTCTGGTGGATGCCGATCCACAGGCAAACGCCACCTCCGGCCTGGGCTTTGACCCGGCCACCATTACCAGCAGCATTTACGAGTGCATGGTGGAGGACGTGAAGGCAGAGGAGATTGTGCTGCAATCGCCCAACATTGAGTTCCTGGACCTGATCCCCTCGCACATCGATTTGGTGGGCGCCGAGGTGGAGATGATCAACATACCCAACCGTGAGGAGAAAATGCGCGTGGCGCTAAGTGAGATGAAGCAAAAGTATGACTACATCATCATCGACTGCTCCCCTTCGCTGGGCCTGATCACGGTAAATTCCCTGACCGCCGCCGACTCGGTGGTGATTCCGGTGCAGTGCGAATACTTTGCGCTGGAGGGGCTGGGCAAGCTCCTGAATACGATCAAGATCATCCAGTCGCGCCTGAATACAGAGCTGGCCATAGAGGGCATTCTGCTCACCATGTATGACGTGCGCCTGCGCTTGAGCAACCAGGTGGTGGAAGAGGTGAAAACGCACTTCCAGCAAATGGTGTTCGATACCATCATCCCCCGAAACGTGAAACTGAGCGAGTCGCCGAGCTTTGGACTGCCTGCCCTGCTGCACGACGCCGACAGTAAGGGGGCCCTGAGCTACCTGAACCTGGCCCGCGAGATTGCGGAGAAAAACAGCGTTGCGCTGGCGAAATAA
- a CDS encoding YsnF/AvaK domain-containing protein yields MKKTNKSDKILKTEFEDHYQAAHHESEAGLAPEVSRRYEEETIPVVEEQVQIGKREVETAKVHISKKVHEELKDVDIPSMHEEVEVERVAMNKFVDEAPPPVRYEGDKMIISVLKEEVVLQKRLVLVEELHVTKKQVETHQTEKMPLRKEEVTIERVKAQPHNPRQA; encoded by the coding sequence ATGAAAAAAACGAACAAAAGTGATAAAATACTAAAAACGGAATTTGAGGATCATTACCAGGCCGCTCACCATGAAAGCGAGGCAGGCTTAGCTCCGGAAGTTTCGCGCAGGTATGAGGAAGAAACCATACCCGTGGTGGAGGAACAAGTGCAGATAGGAAAAAGAGAGGTTGAGACCGCAAAAGTGCACATTTCAAAAAAGGTGCATGAAGAGTTGAAGGATGTTGATATCCCCTCGATGCACGAGGAAGTGGAGGTTGAGCGTGTGGCCATGAACAAATTCGTAGACGAAGCCCCTCCGCCCGTCCGCTATGAAGGAGATAAGATGATCATCTCGGTTCTGAAAGAAGAAGTTGTGTTGCAGAAGCGATTGGTACTGGTGGAAGAACTGCATGTAACCAAAAAGCAGGTAGAAACGCACCAGACGGAAAAAATGCCGCTCCGAAAGGAGGAGGTAACCATTGAACGGGTGAAAGCCCAGCCTCACAACCCTAGGCAAGCCTGA
- a CDS encoding YsnF/AvaK domain-containing protein, with protein MKRQTVIGIFDYGVDAQMAAQQLEKAGIPSNKIDIAVHGARDKSAASNTPQQPQNRDNDSRVGNFFNSLLGNRDESAKYSQVAQNGSIVTVHTSSEEESRKVSQILDKAGAIDVNERATQQGGGMASSTKGNWTGSSASIPVVEENLNVGKREVETGGVRLRSRIIERPVEENLRLREEHVNVERRPVNRPASERDLDTFKEGEKTMTEHAEIPMVNKEARVVEEVRLNKETTEHTEKIKDTVRKQDVEVDKLNPRNEQRDPNLDREAERRNPKLDRDNDKKNRS; from the coding sequence ATGAAACGACAAACAGTAATTGGTATTTTCGATTATGGAGTAGACGCGCAGATGGCTGCGCAGCAGTTGGAAAAAGCTGGTATCCCAAGCAACAAGATTGATATTGCCGTACACGGAGCCAGGGATAAGTCCGCTGCCTCCAACACACCACAGCAACCACAAAACAGAGATAACGACAGCCGTGTAGGTAACTTTTTTAACTCCCTATTAGGTAATCGCGATGAGTCTGCCAAATACTCGCAGGTGGCCCAGAACGGCTCTATCGTAACCGTTCATACTTCGTCAGAAGAGGAGTCGCGCAAAGTTAGCCAGATACTGGACAAGGCTGGTGCCATTGACGTGAACGAAAGGGCAACCCAGCAGGGCGGCGGCATGGCCTCGTCTACTAAGGGAAACTGGACTGGCTCCAGCGCCTCGATTCCTGTCGTGGAAGAGAACCTGAACGTTGGCAAGCGCGAGGTAGAAACTGGCGGTGTAAGGCTAAGAAGCCGCATCATTGAGCGCCCGGTAGAGGAAAACCTGCGCCTGCGCGAGGAGCACGTGAATGTGGAGCGAAGACCAGTGAACCGCCCCGCCAGCGAGCGCGACCTGGATACGTTTAAGGAAGGTGAAAAAACCATGACAGAGCATGCCGAGATCCCGATGGTGAACAAAGAGGCCCGCGTAGTGGAAGAAGTTCGCCTGAACAAGGAGACAACGGAGCATACAGAGAAGATAAAGGACACAGTTCGCAAGCAGGACGTAGAGGTAGACAAGCTCAATCCAAGGAACGAGCAGAGAGACCCTAACCTGGACAGGGAGGCCGAACGCCGTAACCCGAAGTTAGATCGCGATAATGATAAAAAGAACCGTTCCTAA
- a CDS encoding DUF6438 domain-containing protein: MRQSCGTYWLLLLLWLGGILLVGCASSTVQSTQAQEPPHKLLLFQKTPCYGTCPAYNATFYSDGSILFEGFRYVPVLDTVQLELTQEQLQKVQASLRELDYTSLESSYLSPYTDVPSTYLTFYEHDKEVKRVKHQQGGPEQLQQTISELHELVMRLLQEK; this comes from the coding sequence ATGCGTCAATCCTGTGGAACATACTGGCTGCTCCTCCTACTGTGGCTCGGAGGCATACTTTTGGTCGGCTGCGCCAGCAGTACCGTACAGAGCACCCAGGCACAGGAACCGCCGCATAAACTGCTGCTGTTTCAGAAAACGCCCTGCTACGGCACCTGCCCTGCCTACAATGCCACCTTCTACTCCGATGGAAGTATACTGTTTGAGGGCTTCCGCTATGTGCCCGTGCTGGACACAGTACAGCTAGAACTCACGCAGGAGCAGCTGCAAAAGGTACAGGCCTCCCTTAGGGAGTTAGACTATACTTCGCTGGAGAGCAGTTACCTTTCCCCCTACACCGATGTACCCTCCACCTACCTCACCTTCTATGAACATGACAAGGAGGTAAAGCGGGTAAAGCACCAGCAGGGAGGCCCTGAACAGCTGCAGCAGACTATCAGCGAACTGCACGAACTGGTGATGCGCCTGCTGCAGGAGAAGTAA
- a CDS encoding sensor histidine kinase, producing the protein MLLPLRHIKITLTLSLLFLLAIASIAYAQAPDTVLLLPEAGQEVQVPLQVYHDQSGKLQLQQVQQMPFSPLDTQASLQAGKTVHWVRVVLSNNSRHEATRYLYAGDWSRLQLYTLHPDGSSEVRLTGQLLPIQERDVPRSKPLVRVQVPPHGLTLLYLRLQGDINLYKPQRLSLQLQTPEQVVQANNRRLLVQGFFMGIIVVMALYNLVLFFSVRDRSYLYFVLALLGTGLYFMFYHGFALELLWPNAPYWNAHSFAFLVTFNGLLRLLFTKSYLNTRATMPRWDKLLTLLSLLYALPVAMGLLSYLTPLDLLQACVDLIGVIGGAVLVAMLLVSVAALRQGYRPALYFLIANVFFVVGALLFILKETHLLPNTPLTVYSAQVGMVAQVVLFSLGLAYRLNAVTSELAAEVLEKERLEREKETERKRLVEQQKRELEVTVANRTAALRHKTQELKETVHQLRESKHKLLRLNQLKDRFFSIISHDLRTPLATLDSFLNILLNFSGRMQPEQMQKLANHTQLSVHNLQSLLENLLQWASSQAGADHSMRFEPVPLQIGEVVQRNLELLQDTAAAKQIECQVQVPGELKVYADANMLDFLVRNLLHNAIKFSETGGKVRIMVKALHNGFAEVTVADDGIGIEAGIMQTLFHREHPARTTKGTANEKGVGLGLLLCRQFVERCGGSIHVASEPSKGSRFWFLVPLHRQEAVVDPKRELESKIL; encoded by the coding sequence ATGCTGTTGCCGCTACGCCATATAAAAATCACCCTGACACTCAGCCTGCTTTTTTTGCTGGCCATAGCGAGTATAGCCTATGCGCAGGCGCCCGATACCGTGCTGCTGTTGCCGGAAGCAGGGCAGGAGGTGCAGGTGCCGTTGCAGGTGTACCACGACCAGAGCGGCAAGCTGCAACTGCAGCAGGTACAGCAAATGCCCTTCTCCCCCCTCGACACCCAAGCTTCGCTGCAGGCTGGTAAAACTGTGCACTGGGTACGGGTGGTGCTAAGTAATAACTCCCGCCACGAAGCCACGCGCTATCTCTATGCCGGCGACTGGAGCCGGCTGCAGCTCTATACTTTACACCCCGACGGGAGCTCTGAAGTGCGGCTGACGGGGCAGCTGCTACCCATACAGGAGCGTGATGTGCCCCGGAGCAAGCCTCTGGTGCGGGTGCAGGTGCCGCCACATGGCCTTACTTTGCTCTACCTGCGCCTGCAGGGCGATATCAACCTATACAAGCCGCAGCGCCTGAGCCTGCAGCTGCAAACGCCTGAGCAGGTGGTCCAGGCCAACAACCGCAGGCTGCTGGTGCAGGGCTTTTTTATGGGTATCATTGTGGTGATGGCGCTTTACAACCTGGTGCTGTTCTTTTCAGTCCGCGACCGCAGCTATTTATACTTTGTACTGGCGCTGCTGGGCACAGGCCTGTACTTTATGTTTTACCACGGCTTTGCCCTGGAACTGCTCTGGCCCAATGCGCCTTACTGGAATGCCCACAGCTTCGCCTTTCTGGTAACTTTCAATGGCCTCTTGCGGCTGCTATTCACCAAAAGCTATCTGAACACCCGCGCAACCATGCCTCGTTGGGACAAGCTCCTGACGCTGCTCTCGCTGCTTTATGCGTTGCCCGTGGCCATGGGGCTGCTCTCTTACCTCACCCCGCTGGACCTGCTGCAGGCCTGCGTGGACCTGATCGGTGTGATTGGCGGCGCCGTGCTGGTGGCGATGCTCCTGGTAAGTGTGGCGGCGCTGCGGCAGGGGTATCGCCCGGCTTTATACTTTCTTATAGCCAATGTATTTTTCGTGGTGGGGGCCTTGCTGTTTATCCTGAAAGAAACGCACCTGTTGCCCAACACGCCGCTTACAGTCTACTCGGCGCAGGTGGGCATGGTAGCGCAGGTGGTGCTGTTCTCGCTGGGTTTGGCCTATAGGCTGAACGCGGTTACTAGTGAGCTGGCCGCCGAGGTGCTGGAGAAGGAGCGCCTGGAGCGGGAGAAAGAGACAGAGCGAAAGCGCCTGGTGGAGCAGCAGAAGCGGGAGCTGGAGGTAACGGTGGCTAACCGCACCGCCGCGCTACGCCACAAAACGCAGGAGCTGAAAGAGACAGTGCACCAGCTCAGGGAGTCGAAGCACAAGCTGCTGCGCCTCAACCAGCTCAAAGACCGCTTCTTCTCCATCATCTCGCACGACCTGCGAACGCCGTTGGCCACCCTGGACTCGTTCCTAAACATCCTGCTAAATTTTTCCGGAAGGATGCAGCCGGAGCAGATGCAGAAGCTGGCCAACCATACCCAGCTGTCGGTGCACAACCTGCAGTCGCTCCTGGAGAACCTCTTGCAGTGGGCCTCCTCCCAGGCCGGCGCAGACCACAGCATGCGCTTTGAGCCAGTGCCTTTGCAAATAGGGGAGGTGGTGCAGCGCAACCTGGAGCTGTTACAGGATACTGCCGCAGCCAAACAGATTGAGTGCCAGGTGCAGGTGCCGGGGGAACTGAAGGTATATGCCGATGCCAACATGCTGGACTTCCTGGTTCGTAACCTGCTGCATAATGCCATTAAATTCTCCGAGACGGGAGGGAAAGTAAGAATCATGGTAAAGGCGCTGCATAATGGTTTTGCCGAAGTAACTGTAGCAGATGATGGGATAGGTATAGAAGCAGGTATCATGCAAACGCTTTTCCATCGGGAGCACCCTGCCAGGACTACAAAAGGTACCGCCAACGAAAAAGGGGTAGGGCTTGGCTTGCTGCTGTGCCGGCAGTTCGTAGAGCGCTGCGGAGGTAGTATACATGTAGCGAGTGAACCAAGCAAGGGGAGCCGGTTCTGGTTCCTGGTGCCCCTGCACCGGCAAGAAGCGGTGGTAGACCCCAAGCGAGAGCTGGAGAGCAAGATACTCTGA
- a CDS encoding DUF5683 domain-containing protein, with the protein MRLNVGAAVWLLGMVLYFAPAQTQGQVITAGPDSVRVPIAPADTAVEEQRGFFLSKWDKPAKAALFSAVIPGAGQFYNKAYWKVPIVYATGAVLVYFFIDNNNQYQDYRVALLRRNDGDTTTVDQFADHPFLGEAKGTDAINNLRYRRDFWRRNRDLTIILSVAAYSLQIAEAYVHAHLREFDVSDELALRVQPNLLPLRAQPGNYTPGLTLTLYTRTKK; encoded by the coding sequence ATGAGGCTGAACGTTGGCGCTGCAGTATGGCTGCTGGGCATGGTGTTATACTTTGCCCCGGCACAAACCCAGGGGCAGGTGATAACCGCCGGCCCCGACTCTGTACGCGTACCCATAGCGCCGGCCGATACCGCCGTTGAGGAGCAGCGGGGCTTTTTCCTGAGCAAGTGGGACAAACCCGCCAAGGCCGCTCTGTTCTCCGCCGTTATACCGGGCGCTGGCCAATTTTACAACAAGGCTTACTGGAAAGTCCCCATCGTATATGCCACCGGCGCTGTGCTGGTCTATTTCTTCATCGACAACAACAACCAATATCAGGACTACCGGGTAGCCTTGCTGCGCCGTAACGATGGGGACACCACCACCGTGGACCAGTTTGCGGATCATCCTTTTTTAGGTGAAGCGAAGGGCACCGACGCAATAAACAACCTGCGCTACCGCCGTGATTTCTGGCGCCGCAACCGCGACCTGACTATTATACTTTCGGTGGCTGCCTATAGTTTGCAGATAGCGGAGGCTTATGTGCACGCGCACCTGCGGGAGTTTGACGTAAGCGACGAGTTGGCGCTGCGCGTACAGCCGAACCTGCTGCCGCTCCGAGCGCAGCCTGGCAACTATACTCCCGGCCTTACCCTTACATTATACACCCGTACCAAAAAATGA
- a CDS encoding metal-dependent hydrolase: MKITYYGQSCFLFEIGGNRVLFDPFISPNELASSINVDDIKADYILLSHGHQDHVHDAEQIARNNNSTIIATFEIVQWYGAKGLENLHPMNTGGKVTLPFGTVKMVNAIHSSSLPDGTYAGSAAGFVVETESQTFYYAGDTALTYDMKLIPEQFDVDFALMPIGDNFTMDIHDAMIAADFVQVDKVIGMHYDTFPYIKIDKEEVMEVAKMADKELILMEIGQTIEL, translated from the coding sequence ATGAAAATAACGTACTACGGCCAGTCTTGCTTTTTATTCGAAATCGGAGGGAATCGGGTTTTGTTCGACCCTTTCATCTCCCCTAACGAGCTAGCGTCCAGCATCAACGTAGACGACATAAAGGCGGACTATATCCTGCTCTCGCACGGTCACCAGGACCACGTGCACGACGCAGAGCAGATCGCTAGAAACAACAACAGCACCATCATCGCTACATTTGAGATCGTGCAGTGGTACGGTGCCAAGGGACTTGAGAACCTGCACCCGATGAATACCGGCGGCAAGGTAACGCTGCCTTTCGGCACGGTGAAGATGGTGAACGCCATTCACTCCAGCTCTCTGCCAGACGGCACCTACGCCGGTAGCGCTGCAGGGTTTGTGGTGGAAACGGAGAGCCAGACGTTCTACTACGCCGGCGACACCGCCCTCACCTACGATATGAAGCTCATACCCGAGCAGTTTGACGTGGATTTTGCCCTGATGCCCATCGGCGACAACTTTACCATGGACATCCACGATGCCATGATAGCCGCCGACTTTGTACAGGTAGACAAGGTGATCGGGATGCACTATGACACGTTCCCTTACATTAAAATTGATAAGGAGGAGGTGATGGAAGTGGCCAAGATGGCTGATAAGGAACTCATATTAATGGAGATAGGTCAAACGATTGAACTATAA
- the lepB gene encoding signal peptidase I encodes MNVKFWDKKPETKEPKKKKSFAREWGDAILFAVVAASLIRWATFEAYTIPTPSMEKTLLVGDFLFVSKLHYGPRTPMTPLQVPLTHQTIWGTNIPSYSDAIQLKSYRLPGFSEVKRNDVVVFNYPPEEEHPADLRTNYIKRAIGLPGDSLEVRDMQVLINGEAIENPEGMQYKYVVIPTMQLSDKFFQDRDIRLGEVQMFDNGYVIDVTPEMAEEISKLDFIKEVIIYKGTSGEAEAGVFPHVPSKYKWNKDFFGPLYIPEEGATVAITPESLPFYERVILEYEHNDNAQVRDGKLYIDGQEVTQYTFKQDYYFMMGDNRHNSLDSRYWGYVPADHIVGKAVMIWMSTNPEGSMFSKIRWDRIFNIID; translated from the coding sequence ATGAACGTAAAATTTTGGGATAAGAAACCCGAAACAAAGGAACCCAAGAAAAAGAAAAGCTTTGCCCGCGAGTGGGGCGACGCCATACTTTTTGCCGTCGTTGCTGCCAGCCTTATCCGCTGGGCCACCTTCGAGGCCTACACCATCCCAACGCCCTCTATGGAGAAAACCCTGCTGGTGGGGGATTTCCTGTTTGTGAGCAAGCTGCATTACGGCCCCCGCACCCCCATGACGCCGCTGCAGGTACCGCTCACGCACCAGACCATCTGGGGCACCAACATCCCCTCCTACTCCGACGCCATTCAACTGAAATCGTACCGCCTGCCGGGCTTTTCGGAAGTAAAGCGCAATGATGTGGTCGTATTCAACTATCCGCCGGAGGAGGAGCACCCGGCCGACCTACGCACCAATTACATCAAGCGTGCCATCGGCTTGCCCGGAGACTCGCTGGAGGTCCGGGATATGCAGGTGCTGATAAACGGCGAGGCGATCGAGAACCCGGAAGGGATGCAGTATAAGTATGTGGTTATCCCCACGATGCAGCTATCGGACAAATTCTTCCAGGACCGCGACATCCGGCTTGGCGAAGTACAGATGTTCGATAACGGCTATGTGATTGATGTAACCCCTGAAATGGCTGAGGAGATATCTAAGCTGGACTTCATTAAAGAGGTGATCATATATAAAGGGACTTCCGGCGAGGCGGAAGCAGGCGTTTTCCCGCACGTGCCAAGCAAGTATAAGTGGAACAAGGACTTCTTTGGCCCACTCTACATCCCTGAGGAAGGCGCCACCGTGGCCATTACGCCGGAGTCGCTGCCGTTTTACGAGCGCGTGATCCTGGAATATGAGCACAACGACAATGCCCAGGTGCGCGACGGGAAGCTTTACATTGACGGGCAGGAAGTGACGCAGTATACCTTTAAGCAGGATTACTACTTCATGATGGGCGACAACCGTCACAACTCCCTCGACTCGCGTTACTGGGGCTATGTGCCGGCAGACCATATCGTGGGCAAGGCTGTGATGATCTGGATGTCTACCAATCCGGAAGGCAGCATGTTCAGTAAAATCCGCTGGGACCGTATCTTCAACATCATCGACTAA
- a CDS encoding ParB/RepB/Spo0J family partition protein: MSDNKNSAAKRKGGLGRGLGSLLEGNKYTGKTESSTFNDVNTIADIAIEYIQTNPYQPRTHFDQAALEELAESIKVQGIIQPITVRQLGPNSYQLISGERRYQASKIAGLTVIPAYIRKADDQQMLEMALIENIQRENLNAIEIALSYQRLLTECSLKQEELGDRVGKKRTTVTNYLRLLKLPPDIQIALRDNIISMGHARALINIDTIEQQLDVFKEVVAKELSVRKVEELVRNLQNAKKKPDPQQKLQFNKYEEELKTVESKLASQFGTKIQVKANNEGKGEIKIPFVSVDELNRILEILNY; the protein is encoded by the coding sequence ATGTCTGATAACAAAAATTCTGCAGCGAAACGTAAAGGCGGCCTCGGCCGAGGCCTTGGCTCTCTTCTGGAGGGCAACAAGTATACCGGTAAAACTGAGTCATCCACTTTTAACGACGTTAACACCATCGCAGACATAGCCATTGAATACATACAGACCAACCCTTACCAGCCGCGGACGCACTTCGACCAGGCGGCGCTGGAAGAGTTGGCCGAGTCTATCAAAGTACAGGGCATCATCCAGCCCATCACGGTAAGACAGTTGGGCCCGAACAGCTACCAGCTTATTTCGGGCGAGCGCCGTTACCAAGCCTCCAAAATCGCCGGTCTCACGGTCATTCCGGCCTACATACGCAAGGCTGACGACCAGCAGATGCTGGAGATGGCCCTGATCGAGAACATTCAGCGCGAGAACCTGAATGCCATCGAGATAGCCCTCTCCTACCAGCGCCTGCTCACCGAGTGTAGCCTGAAGCAGGAAGAACTGGGAGACCGTGTGGGCAAGAAACGAACTACCGTTACTAATTACCTGCGCCTGCTCAAGCTTCCGCCGGATATCCAGATCGCCCTGCGCGATAACATCATAAGCATGGGCCACGCCCGCGCCCTGATCAACATCGACACCATTGAGCAGCAGCTGGATGTGTTTAAAGAGGTGGTGGCCAAAGAGCTGTCGGTGCGGAAGGTAGAGGAACTGGTGCGTAACCTGCAAAACGCCAAGAAAAAGCCGGACCCGCAACAAAAACTGCAGTTCAACAAGTATGAGGAAGAGCTGAAGACCGTGGAGAGCAAGCTGGCCTCCCAGTTCGGCACGAAAATACAGGTAAAGGCCAACAACGAAGGCAAAGGCGAGATCAAGATCCCTTTTGTGTCGGTGGATGAGCTGAACCGTATACTAGAGATACTAAACTACTAA
- the dapB gene encoding 4-hydroxy-tetrahydrodipicolinate reductase, with product MRILLIGYGKMGKTIEQTALAKGHQIIGKISHSNTQELQHYTSANTDVAIEFTHPESAFTNISYCLSHGIPVVSGSTGWLDKYEDAKTLCAENNGAFFYASNFSVGVNLFFHFNEYIAGKMKDYKEYEVAIREVHHLQKVDKPSGTGITTAEGILASYKDLSGWVSDNPEEKTKLNIASEREPDVVGTHIVTYSSGVDKIELGHIAHTRAGFAEGAVMAAAWLQGRQGVYGMKDMLNL from the coding sequence ATGAGAATCCTTTTGATAGGCTACGGCAAGATGGGCAAAACCATTGAGCAGACAGCCCTGGCCAAAGGCCACCAGATCATCGGTAAGATTTCCCACAGCAACACACAGGAGCTACAGCATTATACTTCTGCCAACACCGACGTAGCCATAGAGTTCACGCATCCCGAATCCGCCTTCACCAACATCAGCTACTGCCTTTCCCACGGCATCCCGGTTGTTTCCGGCTCCACTGGCTGGCTCGACAAGTATGAAGACGCTAAGACCCTTTGTGCAGAAAACAACGGCGCTTTCTTTTACGCTTCCAACTTTAGTGTGGGCGTAAACCTGTTCTTCCATTTTAACGAATACATTGCCGGCAAAATGAAGGACTACAAGGAGTACGAGGTGGCCATACGCGAAGTGCACCACCTGCAGAAGGTAGACAAGCCGAGCGGCACCGGCATTACGACAGCCGAGGGCATACTGGCCAGCTACAAAGATTTAAGCGGATGGGTGAGTGATAATCCGGAAGAAAAAACTAAATTAAACATTGCCTCCGAGCGTGAGCCCGATGTGGTGGGCACGCATATTGTTACCTACAGCTCCGGGGTAGATAAGATCGAGTTAGGACATATCGCCCATACCCGTGCCGGTTTTGCCGAGGGCGCCGTAATGGCAGCCGCCTGGCTGCAGGGCCGCCAAGGCGTTTACGGCATGAAGGACATGCTGAACCTGTAA